A genomic window from Flavobacterium johnsoniae includes:
- a CDS encoding RagB/SusD family nutrient uptake outer membrane protein encodes MKAKICTYITMILLMVLGVSCSDDFLEEKKQYKYYDAEFFKSEERVNWYVNNLYYDFYDGYKTPTAVVVGSFTTTQSTYTEELGGISAMINPNITLGTAADGSGYFGKTLVENPANDPYNRIRDINVMLERIDVDGANLSQTFRDQIKGQMYYLRAVQYFDLMRTYGGVPIVTTVQTPSKDDPSIKIPRATVTELVAQITADFDLAASLLPGKWPASDYGRFTKGAALAQKSRVLLTYASPLFNKNWDSSTSRWDAALAAGLAAEAELSSQGHGLYGTTARDWERMFYINDNAFISEAIAIKLLASSTTVTTSLQSNNGWERSIRLASQGGQGSGGVKAPKGMIDLFPMANGKRPTAANNYNAFLFFRDRDPRFYRTFGFSGSYWPYNNSLTTAAAPTVWAYRWSTNATTGVAFSMGNDVSSPAFVRKMSSPTVSNASNYQLSGTDIIEYRYAELLLNIAECYAAKGDIANTTEYLGRIRKRVGIPAAENYGIGTLGDKYAALEAVLYERRVELAYEGKRFWDTQRWMLYSDDAAINDNTNSKLGIPVINGTQRIGNYLHYKNGTSAAGTDPLAAARASISVDPDASNFQAQITALATFYTANFELRSPPTPMDNVNSVATPILWRSNYYIMGLNQSALVSNPWLTQTIGWKDGNGADGNYNYQE; translated from the coding sequence ATGAAAGCAAAAATTTGTACATATATAACAATGATTCTTTTAATGGTATTAGGAGTTTCTTGTAGTGACGACTTTTTAGAAGAAAAAAAGCAATATAAATATTACGATGCAGAATTCTTTAAAAGTGAAGAACGTGTAAATTGGTACGTAAACAATTTATATTACGATTTTTATGATGGATATAAAACTCCAACTGCGGTAGTAGTTGGATCTTTTACAACTACTCAGTCTACTTATACAGAAGAATTAGGAGGTATTTCTGCTATGATTAATCCAAATATAACTTTAGGAACTGCAGCAGATGGATCTGGTTATTTCGGAAAAACATTAGTTGAAAATCCTGCTAATGACCCTTATAACAGAATTAGAGATATTAATGTTATGTTGGAAAGAATTGATGTGGATGGAGCTAATTTGAGCCAGACATTTCGCGATCAGATTAAAGGACAGATGTATTATTTACGCGCAGTTCAATATTTTGATTTAATGCGTACTTATGGAGGTGTTCCGATTGTTACAACTGTTCAGACTCCTTCTAAAGATGATCCATCAATTAAGATTCCTAGAGCGACAGTAACTGAATTAGTTGCTCAAATTACAGCTGACTTTGACTTAGCAGCTAGTTTATTACCAGGTAAATGGCCAGCTAGTGATTACGGTCGTTTTACTAAAGGTGCGGCGTTAGCTCAAAAATCACGTGTTTTATTAACTTATGCTAGCCCATTATTTAATAAAAACTGGGATTCTTCAACTTCAAGATGGGATGCCGCTTTGGCAGCTGGATTGGCAGCAGAAGCAGAATTAAGTTCGCAAGGTCATGGTTTATATGGAACTACTGCAAGAGATTGGGAAAGAATGTTTTATATTAATGATAACGCATTTATTTCAGAAGCAATTGCAATTAAACTTTTAGCAAGTAGCACTACAGTTACTACTTCTTTACAATCAAACAATGGTTGGGAGAGATCGATTCGTTTGGCAAGTCAAGGAGGACAAGGAAGTGGTGGAGTTAAAGCTCCAAAAGGTATGATTGATTTGTTTCCTATGGCAAACGGAAAAAGACCGACAGCAGCAAATAACTATAATGCATTCTTATTTTTTAGAGATCGTGATCCACGTTTTTATAGAACATTTGGTTTCTCAGGAAGTTACTGGCCTTACAACAACAGTTTAACTACAGCTGCAGCACCTACAGTTTGGGCATATCGTTGGTCTACAAATGCAACTACTGGTGTAGCATTTAGTATGGGTAATGATGTATCAAGTCCAGCTTTTGTTCGTAAAATGTCTAGTCCTACAGTAAGTAATGCATCAAACTACCAGCTTTCTGGAACAGATATTATAGAATATCGTTATGCTGAATTATTATTGAACATTGCAGAATGTTATGCTGCGAAAGGAGATATTGCAAATACTACAGAGTATTTAGGAAGAATCCGTAAACGTGTAGGAATTCCTGCAGCTGAAAATTACGGAATTGGTACATTAGGAGACAAATATGCAGCTCTTGAAGCTGTTTTATATGAGCGTAGAGTGGAATTAGCTTATGAAGGAAAACGTTTTTGGGATACTCAAAGATGGATGCTTTATAGTGATGATGCAGCAATTAATGATAACACAAATAGCAAATTAGGTATTCCAGTAATAAACGGAACACAACGTATTGGAAATTATTTACATTATAAAAATGGAACTAGTGCAGCAGGTACTGATCCTTTGGCAGCTGCTCGCGCTTCTATTTCTGTTGATCCAGATGCATCAAACTTCCAAGCTCAAATTACAGCTTTAGCAACTTTTTATACTGCTAATTTTGAATTGCGTTCGCCTCCAACACCAATGGATAATGTGAATAGTGTTGCTACTCCAATATTATGGAGATCAAACTACTATA
- a CDS encoding SusC/RagA family TonB-linked outer membrane protein — translation MKQALIKRCSFLLFTLMSMLSYAQSNQVTVTGTVIDNVSGLLPGVNVTEKSTKNTVTTDYNGKYQIKVKPGATLVFSFIGMKKTEVPLNGRTNLDVKMQDDSNVLDDIVVVAYGTQKKNNVTGAIVTLKPDDFQDLPVSNLSEALRGLTPGVSVSGGAGRPGDAATLQIRQTFGFSKDGNSNIPLVVIDDMVQIDPQNGKPTLDTFNQLDPSEIESMTVLKDGSAAIYGSRASQGAIIVKTKRGKSGKPKFTYYSQYAMNDAVSHSKTMNAYEHGIWKNRFLNSNLDADRSKYFSAAELEKMKGLDYDWLKKAWMPAVQQRQSLSASGGTEKATYFAGVTYFDQGANLGEQDYKKWNFRTGTTIKISQDLEFSASVSAITTDVTKSFSKASANLNDSSFGSAAGGEQADYAYLLHMPKYIPWSTTVGGKEYWMSPFPRTDRNLGSANANTTIAGWNYFAGLDAGKQIEEQFSYNVNLSLEYKIPFVKGLSVKGSFARSQSSSYTEQYQLPYDLARITNYQLADNHLENPNSIYAVETNIRGSRVYYTTDLDKLVQANFFATYARTFGNHNVSAMFGYEQSEAWNKNVRLAYEGTSKDFLGNSTTAGPISTNSQAVKVESGTQSYLGRVNYSFKDRYLAEFIFRSDASTKFAPNNYWGFFPGAQLGWVVSKEDWFTDNVSWVSNLKLRYSIGKTGKDNIDYWRWLQFYEPLPDKGAQFGNSGGLLGGGITPRPNPNVDVHWDTTIKNNFGIDLGILKNRLQLSADFYYDKSTEMLIGLAGEAGTPITVGGGFAEVNYAAVDAWGSEFSLNWNDNIKKDLSYSVGINFGFNNNEVKKYPNLARTDANTNITTVGASTFFPVWGFNTWKQTSTGDGILRTDEDVANYWSYLTQRATAVGGVPNYMGITNVNAMRKGMLAYEDTAGVYNASTGTQAGADGRIMRNEDYVKLANNNRTYGFTSNLGFKYKTFYFKTQIQTSWGGYNAIDLVKQGTSSAHNDWAHESFWNDMYDATDNPNGKYPNMAQQDYIFAPSDFWQLNTFRCVVRNMSVGFELPREAMKQINISKATLGITGNNLWDLYNPYPDHYRNMYDDSASRYPTLRTWSINLNVSF, via the coding sequence ATGAAACAAGCACTTATAAAAAGATGTAGTTTTCTTTTGTTTACATTGATGAGTATGCTGAGTTATGCTCAAAGTAATCAAGTTACAGTAACAGGAACTGTAATTGATAATGTATCAGGCCTTCTTCCGGGAGTAAACGTAACGGAAAAATCTACGAAGAATACAGTTACCACAGATTACAATGGTAAGTATCAGATTAAGGTTAAGCCAGGAGCAACATTGGTTTTCTCATTTATTGGAATGAAAAAAACAGAAGTTCCTTTAAATGGCCGTACTAACCTGGATGTTAAAATGCAAGATGATTCTAATGTATTAGATGATATTGTAGTTGTGGCATACGGTACGCAAAAGAAAAATAATGTTACTGGAGCTATTGTTACTTTAAAACCAGACGATTTTCAGGATTTGCCTGTATCGAATTTATCTGAAGCTTTAAGAGGTTTAACTCCAGGAGTGAGTGTATCTGGAGGTGCGGGTCGTCCTGGAGATGCAGCAACACTTCAAATACGTCAGACTTTTGGATTTTCTAAAGATGGTAATTCGAATATTCCTTTAGTAGTTATTGATGATATGGTGCAAATTGATCCTCAAAATGGAAAACCTACTTTAGATACCTTTAACCAGTTAGATCCTTCAGAGATTGAAAGTATGACAGTCTTAAAAGACGGTTCTGCAGCAATTTATGGATCAAGAGCTTCTCAAGGTGCTATTATAGTAAAGACTAAAAGAGGAAAATCTGGAAAACCAAAATTTACATACTACAGCCAATATGCAATGAATGATGCAGTAAGCCATAGTAAAACAATGAATGCTTATGAGCATGGAATTTGGAAAAATAGATTTTTAAATTCTAACTTGGATGCTGACAGATCTAAATATTTTTCTGCTGCAGAGCTTGAAAAAATGAAAGGTTTAGATTATGATTGGCTTAAAAAAGCTTGGATGCCTGCTGTTCAGCAAAGACAATCACTTTCTGCAAGTGGAGGTACTGAAAAAGCAACTTATTTTGCAGGTGTTACTTACTTTGATCAAGGAGCTAATTTAGGAGAGCAAGATTATAAAAAATGGAATTTCAGAACAGGAACTACTATTAAAATCTCTCAAGATTTAGAATTTTCTGCTTCCGTTTCTGCTATTACAACAGACGTAACAAAATCATTCTCTAAAGCTTCAGCAAACTTAAACGATAGTAGTTTTGGTTCGGCTGCTGGTGGAGAACAAGCAGATTATGCTTACTTGTTACACATGCCAAAATACATTCCATGGTCAACTACTGTTGGTGGAAAAGAATATTGGATGTCTCCGTTTCCACGTACAGATCGTAACTTAGGAAGTGCTAACGCTAATACAACTATTGCAGGATGGAACTATTTTGCAGGTTTAGATGCTGGAAAACAAATAGAAGAGCAATTTTCATATAATGTGAATTTATCTTTAGAATATAAAATACCATTTGTAAAAGGTTTAAGCGTAAAAGGAAGTTTTGCTAGAAGCCAATCAAGCAGTTATACAGAGCAATACCAATTACCGTATGATTTGGCAAGAATAACAAATTACCAATTAGCTGATAACCACTTAGAAAACCCTAATTCTATATATGCTGTAGAAACAAATATTCGTGGTTCTAGAGTTTATTATACTACAGATTTAGATAAATTAGTACAAGCTAACTTTTTTGCAACATATGCTAGAACATTTGGAAATCATAATGTATCTGCGATGTTTGGTTATGAGCAATCTGAAGCATGGAATAAAAATGTTCGTTTAGCTTACGAAGGAACTTCAAAAGATTTCTTAGGTAATAGTACGACTGCTGGACCAATTAGTACAAACTCACAAGCTGTAAAAGTGGAGTCTGGAACACAGTCTTACTTGGGACGTGTAAACTACAGTTTTAAAGATAGATATCTTGCTGAGTTTATTTTTAGAAGTGATGCTTCTACTAAATTTGCTCCGAATAATTACTGGGGCTTTTTCCCAGGTGCGCAATTAGGATGGGTTGTTTCTAAAGAAGACTGGTTTACTGATAATGTATCTTGGGTAAGTAATTTGAAATTACGTTATTCAATTGGTAAAACAGGAAAAGATAATATTGACTACTGGAGATGGCTACAGTTTTATGAACCATTGCCAGATAAAGGAGCTCAATTCGGTAACAGCGGAGGTCTTTTAGGAGGTGGAATTACACCGAGACCAAATCCAAACGTAGATGTACATTGGGATACTACTATCAAAAACAACTTTGGTATTGATCTTGGTATCTTAAAAAACAGATTGCAACTTTCAGCTGATTTCTACTATGATAAATCTACAGAGATGTTGATCGGATTAGCAGGTGAGGCAGGTACTCCAATTACAGTTGGAGGTGGTTTTGCAGAGGTGAATTATGCAGCTGTTGATGCTTGGGGAAGTGAGTTTAGCTTAAATTGGAATGACAATATTAAAAAAGATTTAAGCTATAGTGTAGGGATAAACTTTGGATTCAATAATAATGAAGTTAAAAAATATCCTAATCTTGCTAGAACTGATGCAAATACAAATATAACAACAGTTGGAGCTTCCACATTTTTTCCAGTTTGGGGATTCAATACTTGGAAACAAACTTCAACAGGTGATGGTATCTTAAGAACTGATGAAGATGTAGCTAACTATTGGAGTTATTTAACACAGAGAGCTACTGCTGTTGGTGGAGTTCCTAATTATATGGGTATCACTAACGTAAATGCTATGCGTAAAGGAATGTTAGCTTACGAGGATACAGCAGGAGTTTATAATGCTTCAACAGGAACTCAAGCAGGTGCTGATGGTAGAATTATGAGAAATGAAGATTATGTTAAATTAGCTAATAATAACAGAACTTACGGTTTTACAAGTAATTTAGGATTCAAGTATAAAACGTTCTACTTCAAAACTCAGATTCAAACTTCATGGGGAGGTTACAATGCTATCGATCTAGTAAAACAAGGGACTTCGTCTGCTCATAATGATTGGGCTCATGAATCTTTCTGGAATGATATGTACGATGCTACTGATAATCCTAACGGAAAATATCCTAATATGGCACAACAAGATTATATCTTTGCTCCATCAGATTTCTGGCAATTAAATACATTTAGATGTGTGGTAAGAAATATGAGCGTTGGATTTGAACTTCCAAGGGAAGCAATGAAACAAATTAATATTTCAAAAGCAACTTTAGGAATAACAGGTAATAACTTATGGGATTTGTATAATCCTTATCCAGATCATTATAGAAATATGTATGATGATTCAGCTTCTAGATATCCAACTCTTAGAACTTGGTCAATCAATTTGAATGTATCATTCTAA